The genomic segment tgatgatgatgatgatgataattttaTTAGCATGCTAGCTTTCTAGAAAATTCCACCAGTCTGGTTTTAGCTAGGCTAATTTCACTGCGCACAGTTATGATGTAATAAAAAACATCCACAGCCTTGGCGTTATATAGAGGACATTTATTACTCCTAACTACAGTTAGTAAAATCTAGGTTTTTGTGTAAAGTGCAGTACTCATAATAGCTTTAGAAACTGCATATGTGTGAATTGAGCTAGCTGGCagctcttctctcctcctcccttattcttcctccttcttccctCCTTCTTCCCTCTGCATTGAACCAAATCATCTGCAGCAGCCTGACACTGGATCTGCAGCAGCCCAATACTCTCAGCAGCTACCTTTTAGGGCTGAAGTCCTTCACATTGCACGAGTTAACTCATTAAAAATGGATGAGTGGACTTTAGTTGACCATTATGTTCCCTTCAACAAGATGTTCATCATCTAATGGACTCTCAGACCAGTCCCATCAAACCTAgccatacacacttgtgtacATTATATTTAGCTTTAAAGTGCTCCTGAAATCAGAGGTGTTTCAGAGATGTTTATCTGTCATTTAGTGTTCTGGACATCAGTATAATAGAATatctagaaaataaaatacacacatagGTTGGAGATATTCacgttttaatgttatagcttGTCCCTTCCAggaaagttttttattttttattttttttttacaaaagaaaagaatttttttgCTGAGTCATCCTGTACTAGTCTTGTGTCTGTCCAATACAATGCTCTCTAGAGTGTATATGTCCCATGTATTGCTCTACAGGAGCAGCTCATTAGCAGCAAATATGGTTCATTGTTGTGTTTTAggtgctgggttttttttttttgggcaaaCCATTGCCTTTTCCAGCCATCCCTTGCTTGAGCAAAAATGGTTGGAGttttttcattttgaacaaaGTGGAATTTGTGGAAGTTGGTGGTTATGTGACAGGTCCTTTTTGGGGATGTTCATTATCAGACTGATCAAGAACACAATACTGTCCTTATATGCTATCAGGGCATCTCCATCAGTAAGAGTGTCATTTCATCTTCCATTCAGATGTTTCAGATTCTTCCTGGTAGGCTTGCTGTGATAGTCGGTGTTACcggtgttacacggtgttcAGACGCACACCAATTACATCACTTAGCCACCACACACcaattacatcacttgcccaccgcaGCACGTTGATTAACCGATGGGAACATTTCCTCACTGTCACAACCCTACTTTCCGCAGGGATGACCCTGCGGCTCCCTTTTACTGATGGTCTACCTTGGCTAAAGCATGTATGGCATAACTCATTGTCTAGGATGTCATCCCTGTTGGATTGTCGGGGGGGGTTGTGGggttttaattgatttaaaaaaaaaaaaaaaggttcttggTGAACTAGCTTAATACAGAGAACAGCTAGTTTACAGGCAAGTATGTTTACTTTTAGCTGGGGTGTGGTGTatgtctgacttcctgtttcaaaaggaaatgcATTCTATGGCTAAAATTATgtggaccatcacacccatttgtggttcttccacaaactgttgccacaaacgTGAAAGAACAGAATTGTCTAGGATGTctatgtatgctgtagcattaagatttcccttcactggaagtaAGAGGCACAAACATGTTCCCCTGTGATAAtggccctgtgcacaaagtgagcccCATGAAGACATAGtgtgccaagtttggagtggaagaactcgagtgtcctgcacagagccctgacttcaacctaactgaacacctttgggatgagctggaacgccgactgcacacCAGTCGTCCTGGTCggacatcagcgcctgacctcactaaagctcttgtggctgaatgagcacaaatctgcacacagacacactccaaaatttagtggaaagccttcccagaagaatggaggttattttAACAGCAAGAGGGGACTATGTCCATGTTAATGCCCATGGCTTTGCAATGGacacatattggtgtgatggtcaggtgtccacatacctttacccatatagtgtacatcacATACAGGATCAAATCACAGCTTTCATATTTTGTCCTATGATCACATACAAAATGTGTGTTGTGTCAGTTAACAGAGAAAGTGCACATGACACAACATACAAAAGCAGATCAGAATATATAACAGACTGGCTCGCTCCCTAAAAATGTTGGTCTGGGGATTACTTCAATTGAATTTGGATGTGAAAGTGTTCAGCTCCTGGGATCCGGATTGGTTGAACTTGTGACATTACTTCTTACTTCACGTTTCACAACGGCAGcaaaaggaatttttttttggcctgCAGAGGAAACATAATCTCATCAGATTTTATAAGAATTTCTGTGTGTGGACTCATGTATTCAGAGGgggtgtgaaaacacccttcTGGATGTGCTGCAGGCTAGACGTTCacaataaatagtttttttttttatatatatatatatatatatatatatatatatatatatatatatatatatatatatatatatatatatatatatatataaaaacacaaaatcactATTGCAATATTGTTCCTTTGCATACTGTAGATCTTCATAGTTTAGATGCTACAATTGTTGGGTCAGTTCACTGCATGCAGCTTAAATGTCGTGTGTGGAAGAGCACCATCATCTGATACGACGCTGTTTGAGGCATAAGAGACACTTGTGCCGAGTTTTAGTTAGTGGCTGTTCAGCTGCCACTGATTTGAAACAGGCTAGTCATGTTCAGCTGGATGCAAAATGAACTGGTCCAAAGCTAATTGGGAGCTTGTTGATCATTCCATGCTGCAGGGTAGGTTATGTTGGAATGCGAGTCTGAGACCTGCATGACTtcagtcagtaaaaaaaatgctgtttaaagTCTTTGATCAACATCTGGCTTGTCTAAGGCAAAGGATAAACAGTTGCAAAGATGTTATTTCCTATTTACCTACTAACCTTCGCTGTAGCCTGCAcatccacagtaaacatccatATTCTTTTTGTAAGCTACATTGCTTAGATCTTCATAGCGTGCTTGCTGAGttgtatacagattttaaatttggGTTTGTACTGTGTTCAGCCATATCTGGTTATCTTGTTGGTTTTAGCCTGCTTTTGTTTCTTGAGAAAACATTGCCTGAGTGTAGGTCCAACGTCGGTTATTTCTAACATACCCTCTATTTGCCCTCCTGTAGCGCACGccaaaaaaacacaagtcaCGTCTTTTGGAGCACCACAAAGAGACAGCCAGTCGTATCTAGATGATGGAAAAATGTATGATGTTGCTTTGGGCTGAAACATAGAAGTGTGTAACTAAGTAAAGCACAGAGTGAAGCCACCCAGTTTTAGCAGCTGATTAATGAACTGTCATAGAGTAGTGCTATAATTTTATGTGTGCTACATTGGTGACCCTCTTAGTGGCACTCTCTAATTATACCCAGAGTGGCTATTTAAGGCTGGAGAGAATTTATACACGTCCTTCATTACACTCTAagttgaatgtgtgtgagagtttggCCCAACTGGAGTCTGATAATGACACTGCGTTATCATTTTGTCATTGCTACAGGCAGATCAGCTGACTGAGGAACAGATTGCAGGTGAGTAGACTCTCAATTTTGATGCAATCACATGACTAACATTGTTGCTTTGTTTAAGATTCCTGTGttctctgtaaacacacacaggaacgtCAAGTAGAGCGGCCTCAACTGGAATTATTGATTTCCTTCATCAAATTAACTGCataaaaaaccacacacattaattaaaaatttctGTGGAAACAGCATGGGGAAACTAGgctttttgactttgttctaacaaacataattaaacatttttcactCAAAATATAATTGACACTCCGTaaggaatattttaataaatattcctTTTCATTTGCTCTCAGTCCCTAGAAACTCTGTTATTGCCTATATCAATGGTTACCAGTtgtgttcctggagatctaccttcctgaagacaaGGAAATGGCacactaccctactacacagtaggctaaaagcagtacgccagaggggtagaatgtccgaattctcagtaggcgagacggatggcgtactgcttccggtTAGATTTTGCAGTGTGCAACCGAAGGACGCTATGCGAGtcaaaaatcccacaatgcaacaggactggtgcggacgagctcagaaaaaaaatcgCGGCGGACATtgtgtcggctctttttaagtattaaatcttggttaaacaggacttgtttaccAATACccgaaaaaaaattgttaacttgttgaaggtttaaacaagaaaatggTCATCACATcattttgaaaccttttttttgtgatctccaactttacctcagtctgttaaccccgcccacattgtattactaattcagttaactttcctgatgtgcattttgttcTTAGTTTGGTTGCTTTAATCTGCTcgtccctttaagatttttgtgtttatgacatcgtcgaaggtcacatgacaatgccaccaTGGCGGATGTaatatgtccgggattgtattaatactacacacatactgattaatacatactgtatcgaatgcagtatgtactgtcacagtacacgaTTTCTGACGCAgcctttagctccaaccataatcgtgcccacctgaccagccactcattgccttaagaagttcttgatcaactaaaacaggtgttagattttggttgtcGATGTAACCTGCAGGAAGATACATCTCAAGGAAAAGGATTGGTGACCACTGGCCTATACTGTTTCTCTGgtgtataaatataaagctgTACACATGTGAAATCCCTTTTGCAGCATCCAAAATGGTCCCATATTCACTATTCCCAAGATTGGAATATTGGAAACACTACACGGAACATTATTACAGGGAAGAGAAATGAATGCTTTCACACACTTCTTCACACAGGTTGTAGGGTTTCGTACACGATTTAGTCACAATTCTAAACGTAGTCAGTCAGTCTTTCAGCTTTTGTCGCATTCTGTTTGATGTAAGTAGCCTTGATTGAGGCTGTCTTTCATGATATTTGGAACCATGTTATCGTAATTAAAGCGCTGTCTTCAGTGTTTGTTGGTACTGGGACTAAAGGCTTGATCTAATCCACCAGAGTTCAAGGAGGCGTTTTCCCTCTTCGACAAAGATGGCGATGGCACTATCACCACCAAGGAGCTGGGAACTGTGATGCGTTCGCTTGGCCAAAACCCCACAGAGGCTGAGCTGCAGGACATGATCAATGAGGTCGATGCTGATGGTGAGACTGCAGTACAGCAGTTTGTTGATGTTGACATGCTAACGTCATAAAGCTAGCAAGCCCTAATATCTGTCACCTATATACAGAAATTTCTAATTACTTATGTAGATTTGCTTTAGTGATGACCACAAATTATGGTATTTCCTTAGGCAACGGTACAATAGACTTTCCAGAGTTTCTGACCATGATGGCCAGGAAGATGAAAGACACAGACAGTGAAGAGGAGATCCGAGAAGCCTTCAGAGTCTTTGACAAGGTGCGTATGTACCATGAGCTAAAAGCCTGCAAGTAATGCCTGATTTACCTCATTAACCTGTAAATGCCTTATCGTACTTTACTGCACATATCAAGTCTGTCTCTCCGCATCAAATTAATTCCTGATGATATCTGGGAGGAACATGACCAAACAAGTTGAAACATGTCTTTTAaccttatgtttatttattttattttatttttggcaaaaaaaaaatgaatgtgtttatttgatCTTGGTTATAATTGCAGTTGGTTCTGATTTATCTTCCCCCACCCCGTGCCTCCTAGGACGGAAACGGCTACATCAGTGCAGCTGAACTGCGTCATGTCATGACTAACCTCGGTGAGAAGCTGACAGACGAGGAAGTTGATGAGATGATTCGAGAGGCCGACATTGATGGTGATGGGCAGGTGAATTATGAAGGTAAGCTGGCTGTCTCTGTCACAGTGATTCAGTGTCTCAAGCAGCTTTTTTGCTTAAAATGAGCATCAGTTGTTAGGTCTGTCATAAATGCTTTTTCTAACAAGTGTAATGATTGCAGCTACCAATTGGCTATGAATCCCATCACACCGTCTGTTTCAGACTAGAcacaaattattattcatcAAATCAGCACCTGTAATTTCACGAGCTACACTTGTGAAATTGTGTAAGTGTGGTTTAGCAGCAGACTCGCTTCTCATCATGGGGTGATGAGAACAACCTGGATAGCTTCTTGCGTACATGTGCATGCATGCTGAGAAAGACGTGTAGTGGCATATGACGTAGCATTTGCAAGAAATACCGCTGTTTTACAGCCACCTTtctatttcttcttctctcatgATGAACTCCGAAACAAGCTCCCTAACACTACATTTGAGCTTTTGGCAGATGTTATTATGCTTAGACCTTCCTGATGTTGTCTCTGGACATTTTTCCTTTACATTGTCACCTCTGGATTACTTAGAgatctaaatctaaaaaaattttatcTGTGAAAATTCTTAACTGATCACTTCTaatctgttgcatttttctgtttctttcagaGTTTGTGCAAATGATGACTGCAAAGTGAAAGATGTTTtccattctgtctctcttttacaTTGCTTGTCCTAATAAGATCACTCTGTctttagaaaataaatgatCAGAAGTTTGCTTCAGTGAAAAAttaagaatttcaaatttcgcaAGACACCAACCGAAACAGAACTAAAGTGTAATTTGTTGAGAAAAATTGCAGAGTAGTCCCAGCAGATGTGAATGGACCGAGCATAACTGCATGAGCCATTTCGGAGCAGACGTCTTTATACCTGCCACAATTTGAAGACAGTGGCGCTCTAAGTCAAAAATGAAATGGCATACATTTGTAGGGTGTGGTGAACATTTTCTcttcaaaaatgaataaaataaccgAATTAAATGGTCAAAATGCTGCATTCAATTAGAGAACAATTGCATGTGCCCTTTGTGGCGAAGTCATGCTTCAACTCTAACTCTGCTGCTCTGTTCCAGTCTCAAAATTGAAAGGTAGCACAACTGGATGTTTATACACGGATACTGTATTATACATCATAATGTGTACTTAAACATATTCAAATTACGCATCACTGAAGTTTGATGGCTACTGAGCTGAAGTTTCATGTTGGCCAGCAGATAGATTTGACAGGTTTGTCTTTattgaaatgtgtgtatgtgtgtgcgtgtttgtgtgcgtgtgcatgtgtgtgtgtgtgcgtgtgtgtgctggcTAAAAACGTTACACAGGCACTGATGTATAAAGTACATGGGCTGAAGAACTGAATCTGGGTTGACTGATGTAACTTGTGTGACTGCTGAAAATGTGGAGAATAGTCATCAATGCTATTTAACAGTGTTAAGCTTTTTAAATGTATCGTTTTCTACCGTGCTTGTCTGGTGAATTTTGCATCGCCTGTTGTTGTAATAGCATGAtgatctgtgtgtttgtttgaatcattttcagttttGAGATGTGCCATATACTCTTAAGCCACAGTCTTCTCTCTAAACAACTCTTAGTCACTTAGGACATATATAAAACTGATGAATACGTACACGCCCTCTTATATTTGCAttttggtgtttaaaaaaaaaaagaggtatgTTCATTTACAGATGGAGATGTTGCCACTCCTTTAACTAGTCGTTTGTCGCTTGCTTCCGTGGGTTCGTCAGAGCTTCTTGTTCAGTCTCTAAATCTCATCTGCGCTTTGCTTGCAGTATGActgaagggaagaaaaaaaaaaaaacaacaaccagggTCCATTAGAGCTGGACAAAGGTGATTTAGTTTCACTTATACTAAGTAATGTTGGGTTTTGGGGGTCATTAATATTCCAGTGATCTTACTGTGGGCGATGCAGAATTCCACTGCTCTACTCAGAGTGgtgtttttaatggtttttgGTCAGATGTACAAATGAAAGAGGATCAAGGATTTAACATGTGAAAAGTGTATGAATaatatgcactatatatataatataaatatatataatataaatataaatgttttccaataaaaataaatgtatactttATGCTTGCATTCATGTTTTCACTGTCTCTTTTCTCTTTGCAGCATGCAGTGTCTCTGAATGTCTCCATTTCAAGAATGCACTATTCACTATAGAGCATAAGTAAACGAACAGCTCATACTGCAGTGTGAGTGACACTTACACTGTCGATTGGTGTATGTGGAGCCAAATGTGACAAAAGATATTTTCCTCTTTACAGTTCAGTGTAACTGTGAAGAAGGAACTGTAGTTTAGGGATGTGTCTGAATCTCAAATGACATGCACAGGTAGTGCAGCATGTAGGGTATATAACATCATTATCTTACACCCTAAtaggcagtcatttgaaattagACCTAAGGTTCAAGGTTATCGTTATTGTCCCAGAGGGGCAAATTATTGTGCAGTCAGCTGTAACCACACACAGCTCTTAGACTAACAATaatcaaaagaaacaaaacaaacaagaaagtaCTGTAATAATTATGAAGTAAAAGTCAGGTTAATTTATTTAGAAAACTGATGGCTGCTGGGACAAAAGAGGTTTTTAAACCTATTTGTGATACATGTTGGCAGATTGTATCTGCAGCCCGACGGAAGCAACTTAAAATCCTGAGACAGGGATGGCTGGAATCAGCCAGAAATGACTGGCCCTTCTTCAATGACCTTGTACAAATGAGTTAATCATTCAAGGTTGTACCTGCAATTTTGCTGCAGACCATAACAATACTCTTCaatctatttttgtttttgaaattgTTGGCATGTTAATGGGGCATATATTAAAATTTGACATCAGGTGTCCTGGTGTtgaggtttttattttgaaCTATTTACAATATTAACTATTTCCTTTGAGAAGAGAAATACTGGCATT from the Ictalurus furcatus strain D&B chromosome 17, Billie_1.0, whole genome shotgun sequence genome contains:
- the calm3a gene encoding calmodulin 3a (phosphorylase kinase, delta) codes for the protein MADQLTEEQIAEFKEAFSLFDKDGDGTITTKELGTVMRSLGQNPTEAELQDMINEVDADGNGTIDFPEFLTMMARKMKDTDSEEEIREAFRVFDKDGNGYISAAELRHVMTNLGEKLTDEEVDEMIREADIDGDGQVNYEEFVQMMTAK